The region GACAGGATCGCGTCCGCGAGCGCTCCGAGGGCGTCGGCCGAGCCCGGGTCGAAGTCCGCGGTCTCGACCCGCCGCACGGTGCCGTCCAACTGCACGTCCGCGATCGCCAGGTGATCCGGCGTCACCTTGACGCCGATGGCGTGCCTGGCCGTACCCGCCAGCCCCAGCAGCTGAGCCGGACGGCCGCCGCGCGAGGGGGCGGCGGCCAGTTCCGCGAGCAGTCCGCGCTCGATCAGGTCCTTGGTGAGCTGGGTGACCGACGCCGGGCTCAGCTCCAGCCGCCGCGCGATCTCGGTGCGGCTCAGCGATCCCGCGGTCCCCGCCAGGGCGAGGATCGCGGCGCGGTGGAGGTCGGCCGACTGCGAGGCCACCCGGCACCCCTTTCGACAAGAACGAAGAAAGGCAATGCTAAGCCGACGCCATGTGGCGGTCAACGCCGGGGCACCCGCGCACAGCGGCCCTTCCCTCGTCGTACCCCCGATTCCAGCGGAGCCACGGGGCACCGCCGATGCACACCCCTTGACGTGGTCGCGGTCACCATCTAAGTTTCCACCCACTTAATTCACATCCGAAAAAACTGGTGCGGTTCGCAAGCGAGCCGACGGAGCGCGATCCGCTCCCCGCCCCGCGACCGCACCACGGGAGCACCCGACCGCGGCAAGCGAACCTCGCGGCCCCGAGACCACCTCGCCGCCCGGCGCGGTGGCCGCGCTCCCGCCTTCGGTGACCGTCGCATCAAGGGAGATCGACGTGAAGTTCAAGCGCGCGACCTCTGTATCGATCATGATCTGCGCGCTCGTCCTCCCCAACGCCGCCTGCGGTGCCGGGGATCGCGAGCACGCGGCCACCGAGCCGCTCGAAGGTCGCGGCCCCATCACCTTCGTCACCGGCAAGGACGACTACGGCGTCAACCCCAGGCTGGTCGCCGAGTGGAACCGGACGCACCCCCGCGAACCGGTGCGGCTGATCGAGCTGCCCGCCTCCGGTGACGAGCAACGCCAGCAGATGATCCAGAACGCCCAGACCCGCTCGGATGCCTTCACCGTGCTCGACCTCGACAGCGTCTGGGTCTCGGAGTTCGCCGCCAACCGCTGGATCACCGAACTGCCCGAGGAGCAGTTCGACACCTCGAAGTACCTGGGGCCGCCGGTCGAGACCGCGCTCTACCGCGGCCGGCTGTTCAGCGTTCCGGCCAGTTCGGACGGTGCGATGCTCTACTACCGCAAGGACCTGCTCGACGAGGCGGGCGTCGCGCCTCCCACGACACTCGCCGAGCTCCAGCAGGCGTGCCGGCGCGTCCTCGCGCTGCCGCGGGCGGCCGGGATGTCCTGCTACACCGGGCAGTTCGAGAAGTACGAGGGCCTCGTCGCGAACTTCGCCGAAGTCGTCCACGGCGCGGGCGGGAAGATCGTCGGCGAGGACGGCAGGCCCGACGTGAACACCCCGCAGGCCAGGCAGGCGCTGGACTTCCTGGTGGACGGGCTGCGTTCCGGGGTGATCCCGCGGCAGTCGATCGCCTTCAAGGAACCGGAGTCACGCCGCGCCTTCCAGGAAGGCCGGGTGGTG is a window of Saccharopolyspora erythraea NRRL 2338 DNA encoding:
- a CDS encoding ABC transporter substrate-binding protein, producing MKFKRATSVSIMICALVLPNAACGAGDREHAATEPLEGRGPITFVTGKDDYGVNPRLVAEWNRTHPREPVRLIELPASGDEQRQQMIQNAQTRSDAFTVLDLDSVWVSEFAANRWITELPEEQFDTSKYLGPPVETALYRGRLFSVPASSDGAMLYYRKDLLDEAGVAPPTTLAELQQACRRVLALPRAAGMSCYTGQFEKYEGLVANFAEVVHGAGGKIVGEDGRPDVNTPQARQALDFLVDGLRSGVIPRQSIAFKEPESRRAFQEGRVVFSRWWPSQWSLLSKTDGSSAVAGKFAVTALPGLTGPGVSSLGGHNVAISSYGRNKATALDFIKFRASEQQQRNYLAQGAMAPTIASLYEDPALRERYPYLPVLKESIAGAEPRPRVVKYGEVTQAIQDEVYDALTGTKTSGQALADLQNRLEGLIKL